In a single window of the Elaeis guineensis isolate ETL-2024a chromosome 8, EG11, whole genome shotgun sequence genome:
- the LOC105049857 gene encoding uncharacterized protein isoform X1, whose protein sequence is MVRLTNFGNLRPESEMPNKEVAMEAPPPTAVPVKLEIEDPLDDKHGPLNKKSKVTAPLHQQWNTSANMVASQALQCNLLDEPSPLGLRLRKSPSLVDLIQMRLSQPNTSGESSDVGKKKVARCIGASATTDKMKASNFPASLLRIGAWEYASAYEGDLVAKCYFAKHKLVWEILDGGLKSKIEIQWSDITALKATCPENGPGTLDIVLARQPLFFRETNPQPRKHTLWQATSDFTGGQASIHRRHFLQCSQGLLSKHIEKLIQCDPRLYALSQQLNIILENPYFEPRCSDFEDQVESECHGFGNIRDAYRSPVQGFQESGSPCSGSSISTKSEAKDPVGRTADVVAQDTYSPSSVVDTRVIEENATRETEEFKDPGRHDRFKVPGIQPSMSMSDLVNHIGYCISEQINSGNPLLYGDNLATKDVLEEITQYLLSDSQILSSSDERSLMSRVNSLCCLIQKDAGTAQSLQINNGDSAAGDDVTDNASKPGSTSERKPLFDFPATSKSGSTSERKPLFDLPATEEESNDASGCKQQVNISRKESFGELLMHLPRIASLPQFLFNISEDSENEAR, encoded by the exons ATGGTTCGGTTGACGAATTTCGGAAATCTTCGGCCGGAATCGGAGATGCCGAACAAGGAGGTGGCGATGGAGGCGCCGCCGCCGACGGCGGTGCCGGTGAAGTTGGAGATCGAAGACCCGTTGGATGATAAGCATGGGCCTCTCAACAAGAAATCCAAGGTTACAGCTCCTCTTCATCAG CAGTGGAACACAAGTGCAAATATGGTCGCATCACAGGCTCTGCAATGTAATTTGCTTGATGAACCAAGTCCATTGGGTCTGCGCTTGAGGAAGAGCCCTTCTTTAGTGGATTTGATTCAGATGAGACTTTCTCAACCCAATACGAGTGGTGAGAGTTCTGATGTTGGAAAAAAGAAGGTTGCTAGGTGTATTGGTGCTTCAGCCACTACTGACAAGATGAAGGCTTCAAACTTTCCTGCTTCCCTTTTGAGAATAGGGGCTTGGGAG TATGCATCGGCATATGAAGGTGATTTAGTAGCGAAGTGTTATTTTGCAAAACACAAGCTTGTATGGGAAATTCTTGATGGTGGTCTGAAGAGCAAGATTGAGATACAGTGGTCAGATATCACAGCTTTGAAGGCAACTTGCCCTGAAAATGGGCCAGGGACCTTGGATATAGTG TTGGCTAGGCAGCCTCTTTTCTTCAGAGAGACTAATCCACAGCCTAGGAAGCATACTCTATGGCAGGCAACTTCAGATTTCACTGGTGGGCAAGCAAGCATACACAG GAGGCATTTTCTACAGTGCTCACAAGGCTTGTTAAGCAAGCATATTGAGAAGCTTATCCAGTGTGATCCACGTCTATATGCATTGAGTCAGCAGCTGAATATTATTTTAGAAAATCCATACTTTGAACCAAGATGCTCTGATTTTGAGGACCAAGTTGAATCTGAATGCCATGGTTTCGGTAATATAAGGGATGCTTACAGATCCCCAGTGCAAGGATTTCAAGAGTCTGGATCACCTTGTTCTGGTTCATCAATATCCACTAAGAGTGAAGCAAAGGATCCTGTTGGTAGGACAGCAGATGTTGTGGCACAGGACACTTATTCACCTAGTTCAG TGGTGGACACTCGGGTGATTGAAGAGAATGCTACTAGAGAAACTGAAGAGTTCAAGGATCCTGGCCGCCACGACCGGTTCAAAGTGCCTGGAATCCAGCCATCCATGTCCATGAGCGATTTAGTAAACCATATAGGGTATTGCATTTCGGAACAGATTAATTCAGGAAATCCACTATTATATGGTGATAATCTAGCAACCAAAGATGTGCTGGAGGAGATAACCCAATACCTTCTCAGTGATTCccagattttatcttcttctgATGAAAGATCCCTCATGTCAAGGGTCAATTCTCTTTGCTGTCTGATTCAGAAGGATGCTGGCACAGCTCAAAGCCTGCAGATAAACAATGGTGACAGTGCTGCAGGTGATGATGTCACAGATAATGCTTCAAAGCCAGGTTCAACATCCGAGAGGAAGCCATTGTTTGATTTTCCAGCTACTTCAAAATCAGGTTCAACATCTGAGAGGAAGCCATTATTTGACCTTCCAGCTACAGAGGAAGAGTCTAATGATGCTTCTGGCTGCAAGCAGCAAGTGAACATCTCCAGAAAAGAATCATTTGGAGAGCTGCTGATGCATCTTCCTCGCATTGCTTCATTGCCCCAGTTCTTGTTTAACATTTCCGAAGA
- the LOC105049857 gene encoding uncharacterized protein isoform X2 has translation MVRLTNFGNLRPESEMPNKEVAMEAPPPTAVPVKLEIEDPLDDKHGPLNKKSKQWNTSANMVASQALQCNLLDEPSPLGLRLRKSPSLVDLIQMRLSQPNTSGESSDVGKKKVARCIGASATTDKMKASNFPASLLRIGAWEYASAYEGDLVAKCYFAKHKLVWEILDGGLKSKIEIQWSDITALKATCPENGPGTLDIVLARQPLFFRETNPQPRKHTLWQATSDFTGGQASIHRRHFLQCSQGLLSKHIEKLIQCDPRLYALSQQLNIILENPYFEPRCSDFEDQVESECHGFGNIRDAYRSPVQGFQESGSPCSGSSISTKSEAKDPVGRTADVVAQDTYSPSSVVDTRVIEENATRETEEFKDPGRHDRFKVPGIQPSMSMSDLVNHIGYCISEQINSGNPLLYGDNLATKDVLEEITQYLLSDSQILSSSDERSLMSRVNSLCCLIQKDAGTAQSLQINNGDSAAGDDVTDNASKPGSTSERKPLFDFPATSKSGSTSERKPLFDLPATEEESNDASGCKQQVNISRKESFGELLMHLPRIASLPQFLFNISEDSENEAR, from the exons ATGGTTCGGTTGACGAATTTCGGAAATCTTCGGCCGGAATCGGAGATGCCGAACAAGGAGGTGGCGATGGAGGCGCCGCCGCCGACGGCGGTGCCGGTGAAGTTGGAGATCGAAGACCCGTTGGATGATAAGCATGGGCCTCTCAACAAGAAATCCAAG CAGTGGAACACAAGTGCAAATATGGTCGCATCACAGGCTCTGCAATGTAATTTGCTTGATGAACCAAGTCCATTGGGTCTGCGCTTGAGGAAGAGCCCTTCTTTAGTGGATTTGATTCAGATGAGACTTTCTCAACCCAATACGAGTGGTGAGAGTTCTGATGTTGGAAAAAAGAAGGTTGCTAGGTGTATTGGTGCTTCAGCCACTACTGACAAGATGAAGGCTTCAAACTTTCCTGCTTCCCTTTTGAGAATAGGGGCTTGGGAG TATGCATCGGCATATGAAGGTGATTTAGTAGCGAAGTGTTATTTTGCAAAACACAAGCTTGTATGGGAAATTCTTGATGGTGGTCTGAAGAGCAAGATTGAGATACAGTGGTCAGATATCACAGCTTTGAAGGCAACTTGCCCTGAAAATGGGCCAGGGACCTTGGATATAGTG TTGGCTAGGCAGCCTCTTTTCTTCAGAGAGACTAATCCACAGCCTAGGAAGCATACTCTATGGCAGGCAACTTCAGATTTCACTGGTGGGCAAGCAAGCATACACAG GAGGCATTTTCTACAGTGCTCACAAGGCTTGTTAAGCAAGCATATTGAGAAGCTTATCCAGTGTGATCCACGTCTATATGCATTGAGTCAGCAGCTGAATATTATTTTAGAAAATCCATACTTTGAACCAAGATGCTCTGATTTTGAGGACCAAGTTGAATCTGAATGCCATGGTTTCGGTAATATAAGGGATGCTTACAGATCCCCAGTGCAAGGATTTCAAGAGTCTGGATCACCTTGTTCTGGTTCATCAATATCCACTAAGAGTGAAGCAAAGGATCCTGTTGGTAGGACAGCAGATGTTGTGGCACAGGACACTTATTCACCTAGTTCAG TGGTGGACACTCGGGTGATTGAAGAGAATGCTACTAGAGAAACTGAAGAGTTCAAGGATCCTGGCCGCCACGACCGGTTCAAAGTGCCTGGAATCCAGCCATCCATGTCCATGAGCGATTTAGTAAACCATATAGGGTATTGCATTTCGGAACAGATTAATTCAGGAAATCCACTATTATATGGTGATAATCTAGCAACCAAAGATGTGCTGGAGGAGATAACCCAATACCTTCTCAGTGATTCccagattttatcttcttctgATGAAAGATCCCTCATGTCAAGGGTCAATTCTCTTTGCTGTCTGATTCAGAAGGATGCTGGCACAGCTCAAAGCCTGCAGATAAACAATGGTGACAGTGCTGCAGGTGATGATGTCACAGATAATGCTTCAAAGCCAGGTTCAACATCCGAGAGGAAGCCATTGTTTGATTTTCCAGCTACTTCAAAATCAGGTTCAACATCTGAGAGGAAGCCATTATTTGACCTTCCAGCTACAGAGGAAGAGTCTAATGATGCTTCTGGCTGCAAGCAGCAAGTGAACATCTCCAGAAAAGAATCATTTGGAGAGCTGCTGATGCATCTTCCTCGCATTGCTTCATTGCCCCAGTTCTTGTTTAACATTTCCGAAGA
- the LOC105049857 gene encoding uncharacterized protein isoform X3, whose translation MVASQALQCNLLDEPSPLGLRLRKSPSLVDLIQMRLSQPNTSGESSDVGKKKVARCIGASATTDKMKASNFPASLLRIGAWEYASAYEGDLVAKCYFAKHKLVWEILDGGLKSKIEIQWSDITALKATCPENGPGTLDIVLARQPLFFRETNPQPRKHTLWQATSDFTGGQASIHRRHFLQCSQGLLSKHIEKLIQCDPRLYALSQQLNIILENPYFEPRCSDFEDQVESECHGFGNIRDAYRSPVQGFQESGSPCSGSSISTKSEAKDPVGRTADVVAQDTYSPSSVVDTRVIEENATRETEEFKDPGRHDRFKVPGIQPSMSMSDLVNHIGYCISEQINSGNPLLYGDNLATKDVLEEITQYLLSDSQILSSSDERSLMSRVNSLCCLIQKDAGTAQSLQINNGDSAAGDDVTDNASKPGSTSERKPLFDFPATSKSGSTSERKPLFDLPATEEESNDASGCKQQVNISRKESFGELLMHLPRIASLPQFLFNISEDSENEAR comes from the exons ATGGTCGCATCACAGGCTCTGCAATGTAATTTGCTTGATGAACCAAGTCCATTGGGTCTGCGCTTGAGGAAGAGCCCTTCTTTAGTGGATTTGATTCAGATGAGACTTTCTCAACCCAATACGAGTGGTGAGAGTTCTGATGTTGGAAAAAAGAAGGTTGCTAGGTGTATTGGTGCTTCAGCCACTACTGACAAGATGAAGGCTTCAAACTTTCCTGCTTCCCTTTTGAGAATAGGGGCTTGGGAG TATGCATCGGCATATGAAGGTGATTTAGTAGCGAAGTGTTATTTTGCAAAACACAAGCTTGTATGGGAAATTCTTGATGGTGGTCTGAAGAGCAAGATTGAGATACAGTGGTCAGATATCACAGCTTTGAAGGCAACTTGCCCTGAAAATGGGCCAGGGACCTTGGATATAGTG TTGGCTAGGCAGCCTCTTTTCTTCAGAGAGACTAATCCACAGCCTAGGAAGCATACTCTATGGCAGGCAACTTCAGATTTCACTGGTGGGCAAGCAAGCATACACAG GAGGCATTTTCTACAGTGCTCACAAGGCTTGTTAAGCAAGCATATTGAGAAGCTTATCCAGTGTGATCCACGTCTATATGCATTGAGTCAGCAGCTGAATATTATTTTAGAAAATCCATACTTTGAACCAAGATGCTCTGATTTTGAGGACCAAGTTGAATCTGAATGCCATGGTTTCGGTAATATAAGGGATGCTTACAGATCCCCAGTGCAAGGATTTCAAGAGTCTGGATCACCTTGTTCTGGTTCATCAATATCCACTAAGAGTGAAGCAAAGGATCCTGTTGGTAGGACAGCAGATGTTGTGGCACAGGACACTTATTCACCTAGTTCAG TGGTGGACACTCGGGTGATTGAAGAGAATGCTACTAGAGAAACTGAAGAGTTCAAGGATCCTGGCCGCCACGACCGGTTCAAAGTGCCTGGAATCCAGCCATCCATGTCCATGAGCGATTTAGTAAACCATATAGGGTATTGCATTTCGGAACAGATTAATTCAGGAAATCCACTATTATATGGTGATAATCTAGCAACCAAAGATGTGCTGGAGGAGATAACCCAATACCTTCTCAGTGATTCccagattttatcttcttctgATGAAAGATCCCTCATGTCAAGGGTCAATTCTCTTTGCTGTCTGATTCAGAAGGATGCTGGCACAGCTCAAAGCCTGCAGATAAACAATGGTGACAGTGCTGCAGGTGATGATGTCACAGATAATGCTTCAAAGCCAGGTTCAACATCCGAGAGGAAGCCATTGTTTGATTTTCCAGCTACTTCAAAATCAGGTTCAACATCTGAGAGGAAGCCATTATTTGACCTTCCAGCTACAGAGGAAGAGTCTAATGATGCTTCTGGCTGCAAGCAGCAAGTGAACATCTCCAGAAAAGAATCATTTGGAGAGCTGCTGATGCATCTTCCTCGCATTGCTTCATTGCCCCAGTTCTTGTTTAACATTTCCGAAGA